From a single Syngnathus scovelli strain Florida chromosome 2, RoL_Ssco_1.2, whole genome shotgun sequence genomic region:
- the slco4a1 gene encoding solute carrier organic anion transporter family member 4A1 isoform X1: MVNADASFSSRQELLDLRSLPLSRGPSLDTPSPGDSHRDNVTDSEPRRIDGPVQPCILTGVSSFPGPIYEAQTSLCAQSQIRLNQSAIDSDQLCGWGALTPKAIQVFNTPRWVLFFLCVASFLQGMIINGFINTVVTTIERRFDLQSYQAGLIASTYDIAACICLAFVSYFGGTGHKPRWLGWGVLLMALGSLVFALPHFTTPPYQVSLSNQSGMCSANRTSSCQYQEGGGLSSYRFVFMLGQFLHGVGATPLYTLGVTYLDENVKSNYGPVYTGIFYTAAIVGPAAGYLLGGYFLNIYTEINLTTDMTPENPLWVGAWWIGFLLGGAAALLVAFPILGYPRQLPGSQEHKAMRVSEAHQLKDGSHTTASDPQFGKSVKDMPKSVLLLLKNPPFLFLCLAGATEATLIAGMSTFGPKFLEAQFNLSASEASTWFGYMVVPAGGGGTFLGGYIVKKLKLRCRGIIRICMLCATASLIAIFIFLIYCPDVPLAGITTPYQSAVKSPKDQFKQLNVLPSHLGPRNSSSSVTESLTVSCNEGCSCAWELYNPVCGADNIMYYSPCHAGCTSVNHTEDSMGKKVYSGCSCVVVANASLGQNGFAMAGKCGSRCQHMPTFLSFFFIIIFFTFLCSIPALTATLRCVPDSQRSFGLGIQWIVVRTLGGIPGPIGFGSMIDISCLLWQDQCGEQGSCYLYQNSAMSRYMLLAGVIYKVLGTIFFLLASILYKAPPESPQSSRENSDHEICNKSDFHVKELPAGGVIVNPHTRL, from the exons atggtcaatgctgaTGCCTCCTTCAGCTCCAGGCAGGAGCTCCTTGACCTTCGTAGCCTCCCACTGAGCAGGGGTCCCTCTCTGGACACCCCCAGCCCTGGGGACTCTCACAGAGACAACGTCACAGACTCGGAACCTAGACGCATCGATGGTCCGGTTCAACCATGTATTCTCACTGGAGTTTCAAGCTTTCCGGGACCGATTTATGAGGCGCAAACGTCCCTTTGCGCACAGTCACAGATTAGATTAAATCAATCCGCCATAGACTCGGATCAGCTTTGCGGCTGGGGGGCTCTGACGCCCAAAGCTATCCAAGTCTTCAACACTCCCCGTTGGGTGTTGTTTTTCCTGTGCGTGGCCTCTTTCCTCCAGGGGATGATTATCAATGGCTTCATCAACACAGTAGTGACAACCATCGAGAGACGCTTCGACCTACAAAGCTACCAGGCGGGCCTCATTGCCAGCACCTACGACATAGCAGCATGTATTTGCTTGGCCTTTGTCAGCTACTTTGGCGGGACGGGCCACAAGCCTCGCTGGCTCGGTTGGGGGGTGCTTCTCATGGCTCTGGGTTCTCTCGTCTTCGCCTTGCCTCACTTCACCACACCACCTTACCAGGTCAGCCTGTCCAACCAAAGTGGAATGTGCTCTGCCAACCGGACCAGCTCTTGCCAGTACCAAGAGGGAGGCGGATTATCCAGCTATCGCTTTGTGTTCATGCTGGGACAATTTCTCCACGGTGTGGGCGCGACACCCCTTTACACGCTGGGAGTCACGTATCTGGATGAAAATGTCAAGTCAAATTACGGGCCTGTTTACACTG GGATCTTTTATACTGCAGCAATTGTGGGTCCAGCAGCAGGTTATCTACTCGGGGGTTACTTCCTCAACATTTACACTGAGATCAACCTTAC GACAGACATGACTCCAGAGAACCCTCTGTGGGTTGGTGCTTGGTGGATTGGCTTCCTACtaggaggagcagcagctctcTTGGTGGCGTTCCCCATCCTGGGCTACCCAAGACAGCTGCCAG GCTCTCAGGAGCACAAGGCCATGCGGGTGTCTGAGGCCCACCAGCTCAAAGACGGCAGTCACACCACAGCTTCAGACCCTCAGTTTGGAAAATCAGTCAAAGACATGCCAAA ATCTGTGCTGCTCCTCTTAAAGAATCCCCCTTTCTTGTTTTTATGCTTGGCTGGTGCGACGGAGGCCACCCTCATTGCTGGCATGTCTACATTTGGTCCAAAATTCTTAGAGGCTCAGTTTAACCTCAGTGCATCTGAAGCTTCCACATGGTTTG GCTACATGGTGGTACCCGCGGGAGGAGGGGGCACGTTCCTGGGAGGCTATATCGTAAAAAAACTGAAGCTCCGCTGCCGAGGCATCATTCGTATTTGCATGCTCTGCGCTACGGCCAGTCTGATCGCCATCTTCATCTTTCTCATCTACTGCCCCGATGTGCCATTGGCCGGAATCACCACGCCATACCAGTCTGCTGTCAAGAGCCCCAAGGACCAGTTCAAACAGCTCAATGTTCTACCTAGTCATCTGGGTCCAAGAAATAG CAGCTCTTCTGTAACAGAGAGCTTGACAGTGAGCTGCAATGAAGGTTGTAGCTGTGCCTGGGAGTTGTACAACCCCGTCTGCGGTGCTGATAACATCATGTATTACTCGCCCTGCCATGCTGGCTGCACCTCCGTCAACCACACAGAGGACTCCATGGGCAAAAag GTGTACTCCGGATGTAGCTGTGTGGTTGTGGCTAATGCCTCTTTGGGCCAGAATGGATTCGCTATGGCAGGAAAGTGTGGCAGCAGATGCCAACACATGCCAACCTTCCTCTCATTCtttttcatcatcatcttcttcaCCTTCCTCTGCAGCATCCCAGCACTCACTGCCACACTCAG GTGTGTGCCAGACAGTCAGAGATCCTTCGGGCTCGGCATCCAGTGGATTGTGGTGCGCACATTAG GGGGTATTCCTGGACCTATCGGATTTGGCTCCATGATTGACATTTCCTGCTTACTGTGGCAAGATCAGTGTGGAGAGCAGGGCTCCTGCTACCTCTATCAGAACTCAGCCATGAGCCGATACATGCTCCTTGCTGGGGTCATTTATAAG GTTTTGGGGACAATCTTCTTCTTGCTGGCCAGCATCTTGTACAAGGCTCCTCCAGAATCACCTCAGAGCAGCCGGGAAAACAGTGACCATGAAATTTGCAACAAGAGCGACTTTCACGTGAAAGAGCTTCCTGCAGGCGGTGTCATCGTCAATCCACATACCAGGTTGTGA
- the slco4a1 gene encoding solute carrier organic anion transporter family member 4A1 isoform X2, whose translation MVNADASFSSRQELLDLRSLPLSRGPSLDTPSPGDSHRDNVTDSEPRRIDGPVQPCILTGVSSFPGPIYEAQTSLCAQSQIRLNQSAIDSDQLCGWGALTPKAIQVFNTPRWVLFFLCVASFLQGMIINGFINTVVTTIERRFDLQSYQAGLIASTYDIAACICLAFVSYFGGTGHKPRWLGWGVLLMALGSLVFALPHFTTPPYQVSLSNQSGMCSANRTSSCQYQEGGGLSSYRFVFMLGQFLHGVGATPLYTLGVTYLDENVKSNYGPVYTGIFYTAAIVGPAAGYLLGGYFLNIYTEINLTTDMTPENPLWVGAWWIGFLLGGAAALLVAFPILGYPRQLPGSQEHKAMRVSEAHQLKDGSHTTASDPQFGKSVKDMPKSVLLLLKNPPFLFLCLAGATEATLIAGMSTFGPKFLEAQFNLSASEASTWFGYMVVPAGGGGTFLGGYIVKKLKLRCRGIIRICMLCATASLIAIFIFLIYCPDVPLAGITTPYQSAVKSPKDQFKQLNVLPSHLGPRNSSSVTESLTVSCNEGCSCAWELYNPVCGADNIMYYSPCHAGCTSVNHTEDSMGKKVYSGCSCVVVANASLGQNGFAMAGKCGSRCQHMPTFLSFFFIIIFFTFLCSIPALTATLRCVPDSQRSFGLGIQWIVVRTLGGIPGPIGFGSMIDISCLLWQDQCGEQGSCYLYQNSAMSRYMLLAGVIYKVLGTIFFLLASILYKAPPESPQSSRENSDHEICNKSDFHVKELPAGGVIVNPHTRL comes from the exons atggtcaatgctgaTGCCTCCTTCAGCTCCAGGCAGGAGCTCCTTGACCTTCGTAGCCTCCCACTGAGCAGGGGTCCCTCTCTGGACACCCCCAGCCCTGGGGACTCTCACAGAGACAACGTCACAGACTCGGAACCTAGACGCATCGATGGTCCGGTTCAACCATGTATTCTCACTGGAGTTTCAAGCTTTCCGGGACCGATTTATGAGGCGCAAACGTCCCTTTGCGCACAGTCACAGATTAGATTAAATCAATCCGCCATAGACTCGGATCAGCTTTGCGGCTGGGGGGCTCTGACGCCCAAAGCTATCCAAGTCTTCAACACTCCCCGTTGGGTGTTGTTTTTCCTGTGCGTGGCCTCTTTCCTCCAGGGGATGATTATCAATGGCTTCATCAACACAGTAGTGACAACCATCGAGAGACGCTTCGACCTACAAAGCTACCAGGCGGGCCTCATTGCCAGCACCTACGACATAGCAGCATGTATTTGCTTGGCCTTTGTCAGCTACTTTGGCGGGACGGGCCACAAGCCTCGCTGGCTCGGTTGGGGGGTGCTTCTCATGGCTCTGGGTTCTCTCGTCTTCGCCTTGCCTCACTTCACCACACCACCTTACCAGGTCAGCCTGTCCAACCAAAGTGGAATGTGCTCTGCCAACCGGACCAGCTCTTGCCAGTACCAAGAGGGAGGCGGATTATCCAGCTATCGCTTTGTGTTCATGCTGGGACAATTTCTCCACGGTGTGGGCGCGACACCCCTTTACACGCTGGGAGTCACGTATCTGGATGAAAATGTCAAGTCAAATTACGGGCCTGTTTACACTG GGATCTTTTATACTGCAGCAATTGTGGGTCCAGCAGCAGGTTATCTACTCGGGGGTTACTTCCTCAACATTTACACTGAGATCAACCTTAC GACAGACATGACTCCAGAGAACCCTCTGTGGGTTGGTGCTTGGTGGATTGGCTTCCTACtaggaggagcagcagctctcTTGGTGGCGTTCCCCATCCTGGGCTACCCAAGACAGCTGCCAG GCTCTCAGGAGCACAAGGCCATGCGGGTGTCTGAGGCCCACCAGCTCAAAGACGGCAGTCACACCACAGCTTCAGACCCTCAGTTTGGAAAATCAGTCAAAGACATGCCAAA ATCTGTGCTGCTCCTCTTAAAGAATCCCCCTTTCTTGTTTTTATGCTTGGCTGGTGCGACGGAGGCCACCCTCATTGCTGGCATGTCTACATTTGGTCCAAAATTCTTAGAGGCTCAGTTTAACCTCAGTGCATCTGAAGCTTCCACATGGTTTG GCTACATGGTGGTACCCGCGGGAGGAGGGGGCACGTTCCTGGGAGGCTATATCGTAAAAAAACTGAAGCTCCGCTGCCGAGGCATCATTCGTATTTGCATGCTCTGCGCTACGGCCAGTCTGATCGCCATCTTCATCTTTCTCATCTACTGCCCCGATGTGCCATTGGCCGGAATCACCACGCCATACCAGTCTGCTGTCAAGAGCCCCAAGGACCAGTTCAAACAGCTCAATGTTCTACCTAGTCATCTGGGTCCAAGAAATAG CTCTTCTGTAACAGAGAGCTTGACAGTGAGCTGCAATGAAGGTTGTAGCTGTGCCTGGGAGTTGTACAACCCCGTCTGCGGTGCTGATAACATCATGTATTACTCGCCCTGCCATGCTGGCTGCACCTCCGTCAACCACACAGAGGACTCCATGGGCAAAAag GTGTACTCCGGATGTAGCTGTGTGGTTGTGGCTAATGCCTCTTTGGGCCAGAATGGATTCGCTATGGCAGGAAAGTGTGGCAGCAGATGCCAACACATGCCAACCTTCCTCTCATTCtttttcatcatcatcttcttcaCCTTCCTCTGCAGCATCCCAGCACTCACTGCCACACTCAG GTGTGTGCCAGACAGTCAGAGATCCTTCGGGCTCGGCATCCAGTGGATTGTGGTGCGCACATTAG GGGGTATTCCTGGACCTATCGGATTTGGCTCCATGATTGACATTTCCTGCTTACTGTGGCAAGATCAGTGTGGAGAGCAGGGCTCCTGCTACCTCTATCAGAACTCAGCCATGAGCCGATACATGCTCCTTGCTGGGGTCATTTATAAG GTTTTGGGGACAATCTTCTTCTTGCTGGCCAGCATCTTGTACAAGGCTCCTCCAGAATCACCTCAGAGCAGCCGGGAAAACAGTGACCATGAAATTTGCAACAAGAGCGACTTTCACGTGAAAGAGCTTCCTGCAGGCGGTGTCATCGTCAATCCACATACCAGGTTGTGA